The proteins below are encoded in one region of Halocatena salina:
- a CDS encoding TatD family hydrolase, producing the protein MDETQPTPTLDNHLHLDPVNGRGVAAAEEFAAVGGTHLLVLNKPSWHYGGEITDADDFRAGFEHTLDVTRRSTAVLPGRAWAVLGVHPTLISRLTDQGFTPEEARDLMQTGLDVAAEYVASGDALALKSGRPHYEVDEAVWTASNSVMRHAFSLGAANDCAVQLHTEGGEEFTEVAQWAADAGMSRHRVVKHYAGGRVTGPTPSVLSDKDELLRAAEAGEPFMMETDFIDDPERPGAVLGPKTVPRRTTWLREQGYETALEIAHVETPHRVYGIDTNETLE; encoded by the coding sequence ATGGACGAGACACAACCGACACCGACACTCGACAACCATCTCCACCTTGATCCGGTAAACGGCCGTGGTGTCGCCGCAGCCGAAGAGTTCGCTGCCGTCGGTGGGACGCATTTGCTCGTATTGAACAAACCGTCGTGGCACTACGGTGGGGAGATCACGGATGCGGACGATTTCCGCGCGGGTTTCGAACACACGCTCGACGTGACGCGCCGGTCAACAGCAGTGTTACCGGGCCGCGCGTGGGCGGTACTCGGCGTTCACCCGACACTGATTTCGCGGCTCACAGACCAAGGATTCACACCCGAAGAAGCGCGGGATCTCATGCAGACGGGTCTCGATGTGGCGGCTGAATACGTCGCCTCGGGCGATGCACTCGCGCTCAAATCGGGCCGGCCTCACTACGAAGTGGACGAGGCCGTCTGGACGGCTTCGAACTCGGTGATGCGCCACGCGTTCTCACTCGGAGCCGCCAACGACTGTGCCGTCCAACTCCACACCGAAGGGGGTGAGGAGTTCACCGAAGTGGCACAGTGGGCAGCCGACGCTGGGATGTCTCGTCACCGGGTGGTGAAACACTACGCCGGGGGACGAGTGACCGGTCCGACACCCAGCGTTCTCTCCGACAAAGACGAGCTACTTCGGGCAGCCGAGGCGGGTGAGCCGTTCATGATGGAAACGGATTTCATCGATGATCCCGAGCGACCGGGAGCTGTACTCGGACCCAAGACCGTTCCACGTAGAACGACGTGGCTCCGAGAGCAGGGCTACGAGACCGCCCTCGAAATCGCTCACGTCGAAACGCCCCACCGCGTGTACGG
- a CDS encoding NYN domain-containing protein: MDMERLYNRFSSDSRIGVFVDGPNVLRSEFDVDLDDVRSATREHGRAVVTRLYVDEHATPELIQAAEARGFEIVVTSGDVDVKLAVDAASAAVRDEFDTLAIVSRDMDFKPVLEVAAREGIQTLAVAPGEYGRSDGLQNAAHTAITLE; this comes from the coding sequence ATGGACATGGAGAGGCTTTATAACCGATTTTCCAGCGATTCTCGGATAGGAGTGTTCGTAGATGGGCCGAACGTACTCCGATCGGAGTTCGATGTCGATCTCGATGACGTGCGATCAGCGACGCGAGAACACGGTCGAGCAGTTGTGACACGGTTGTACGTCGACGAGCACGCGACACCCGAGTTGATCCAAGCCGCCGAGGCTCGCGGATTCGAAATCGTCGTCACGAGTGGTGATGTCGACGTGAAGCTCGCAGTGGACGCCGCTTCGGCCGCCGTGCGCGACGAGTTCGATACGTTAGCGATCGTTTCACGAGACATGGATTTCAAGCCGGTTCTCGAAGTCGCAGCGAGAGAAGGGATACAGACACTTGCCGTTGCACCCGGCGAATACGGACGCTCGGACGGACTACAGAACGCGGCTCACACTGCGATCACCCTCGAGTGA